A window of the Arenibacter algicola genome harbors these coding sequences:
- a CDS encoding CorA family divalent cation transporter: MNIYHTTISSKLNDIMKFLTVFSVIFIPLTFIAGIYGTNFDVVPELHYKYSYFIMWGVIIVIAIGMLIYFRKKKWL, encoded by the coding sequence TTGAACATCTATCACACCACCATTAGTAGCAAGCTGAACGACATCATGAAATTTCTGACTGTATTTTCCGTGATTTTTATTCCGCTGACCTTTATTGCCGGTATTTACGGGACCAACTTTGATGTTGTGCCGGAACTTCATTATAAATACAGTTATTTTATTATGTGGGGGGTAATTATCGTCATTGCCATTGGAATGTTGATCTATTTTAGAAAGAAGAAATGGTTGTAG
- a CDS encoding DUF4174 domain-containing protein has product MVVETQNNIIRSGFIFLGILMINYAHGQDLNKHLWKNRVLLIMSQNENSKEYQDQIAEFYKFPRELKERKMLIYHVLPQRYTLIKDPVDPEQNEWVSSSALFDKFAGKNVDFKVVLIGLDGGNKLEKNGLLSAEELFGP; this is encoded by the coding sequence ATGGTTGTAGAAACACAAAATAATATAATACGAAGCGGCTTTATTTTCTTAGGAATTCTGATGATAAACTATGCCCATGGACAAGATCTAAATAAACACCTATGGAAAAATAGGGTCCTACTAATCATGTCCCAAAATGAGAATTCCAAGGAATATCAGGATCAAATTGCCGAATTTTATAAATTTCCAAGAGAACTTAAGGAAAGAAAAATGCTGATCTATCATGTTTTGCCTCAGCGTTATACCTTAATCAAGGATCCTGTTGATCCCGAACAAAATGAATGGGTTTCCTCCTCTGCCCTATTCGATAAATTTGCTGGAAAAAATGTGGATTTCAAAGTAGTATTGATTGGACTGGATGGCGGCAATAAACTTGAAAAAAACGGATTGCTTTCCGCTGAAGAACTTTTTGGACCATAG
- a CDS encoding CorA family divalent cation transporter, whose translation MARFLKKSKEEIGTSPDELIFRGDKKINEVLLRIIDFDANSLAEETIKTVKEVLKYQEKDTVTWFNIDGLHNTEIIEGIANEFNFDRMVLADVMNTQARPTIKEYDNCIYISIKMLQQAPNSDTINVENLSLILTESILISFQETKGDVFEPVRERIRKQKRRIRNGGTDYLLFALLDIVIDNYIYIIGVLGEKIEMLEESLLLEPRQEIIGEINSYKRELNFLRKNIKPAKEVILNLAKMESDFITESTEMHFKELQDNINHASDSSDSYREILSDH comes from the coding sequence ATGGCAAGATTCTTAAAAAAATCAAAGGAGGAAATAGGGACTTCACCTGATGAACTTATCTTCCGTGGAGATAAGAAAATTAATGAAGTACTGCTTAGAATAATAGATTTTGATGCCAATAGCCTGGCCGAAGAAACCATAAAGACGGTAAAGGAGGTATTAAAATATCAGGAAAAGGACACGGTTACCTGGTTTAATATAGACGGACTCCACAATACCGAAATTATTGAGGGCATTGCTAATGAATTCAATTTTGACCGTATGGTCTTGGCAGATGTAATGAACACCCAGGCAAGACCAACGATTAAGGAATACGACAACTGCATTTATATCTCCATAAAAATGTTGCAACAAGCCCCCAATTCCGATACCATAAATGTTGAAAACCTGAGTTTGATATTGACCGAATCGATTTTGATTTCCTTTCAGGAAACCAAAGGGGACGTCTTTGAACCAGTTAGGGAACGGATCCGAAAACAGAAAAGAAGAATTAGGAACGGCGGTACGGATTACCTCTTATTTGCCCTGTTGGATATTGTAATTGATAACTACATCTACATTATTGGCGTATTGGGGGAAAAAATTGAAATGCTGGAAGAAAGTCTGCTCTTGGAACCAAGGCAGGAGATTATTGGGGAAATCAACTCCTACAAACGGGAATTGAATTTTCTGAGAAAGAATATCAAACCAGCCAAGGAAGTGATATTGAACCTTGCAAAAATGGAATCGGATTTTATTACGGAAAGTACGGAAATGCATTTTAAGGAGCTACAGGACAACATAAATCACGCCAGCGACTCTTCGGATAGCTATAGGGAAATACTGTCCGACCATTGA